A genome region from Nicotiana tabacum cultivar K326 chromosome 13, ASM71507v2, whole genome shotgun sequence includes the following:
- the LOC107793675 gene encoding membrane-associated protein VIPP1, chloroplastic: protein MAVRTPITGISMASAPSISSYNRIIVVKSLPFRASFFGQGVGAVKLAGLQLTHSNRSRCNSHGGGALGARMNLFDRFARVVKSYANALISTFEDPEKILEQTVLEMNNDLIKMRQATAQVLASQKQLENKYKAAQQASEDWYRRAQLALGKGDEDLAREALKRRKAYADNASALKAQLDQQKGVVENLVSNTRLLESKIQEAKSKKDTLKARAQSAKTATKVSEMLGNVNTSSALSAFERMEEKVLTMESQADALNQLTSDELEGKFAMLETSSVDDDLASLKRELTGSSKKGELPPGRTTVASSSSTLQFQDSEIEKELNELRRRANDF from the exons ATGGCAGTAAGAACACCTATAACAGGGATAAGCATGGCTTCAGCACCCTCTATTTCCTCTTATAATAGGATTATTGTTGTAAAATCACTGCCTTTCAGAGCTTCTTTCTTTGGTCAAGGAG TTGGAGCTGTAAAACTTGCAGGGCTACAACTTACTCATTCTAATAGATCCAGATGTAACAGTCATGGTGGTGGTGCCCTTGGAGCTCGTATGAATCTATTTGATCGGTTTGCTAGAGTTGTCAAG TCATATGCAAATGCACTTATAAGCACCTTTGAAGATCCGGAGAAGATCTTGGAACAAACTGTGCTCGAAATGAATAACGATTTGATAAAGATGCGACAAGCTACAGCACAG GTACTGGCTTCACAAAAGCAGTTGGAAAACAAGTATAAAGCTGCACAACAAGCTTCTGAAGATTG GTATCGTAGAGCCCAACTTGCTCTTGGAAAAGGGGATGAAGACCTTGCTCGTGAAGCTCTTAAAAGAAGAAAAGCTTATGCT GATAATGCAAGTGCCTTGAAGGCTCAACTTGATCAGCAGAAGGGTGTGGTTGAAAATCTGGTCAGCAATACACGG CTTTTGGAGAGCAAGATACAGGAAGCAAAATCGAAAAAGGATACTCTGAAAGCACGTGCTCAGTCAGCAAA GACCGCAACCAAAGTAAGCGAGATGCTGGGAAATGTAAATACAAGCAGTGCCCTTTCAGCCTTTGAAAGAATGGAAGAAAAAG TTTTGACGATGGAGTCTCAAGCTGATGCTCTTAACCAATTAACCAGCGATGAGCTTGAAGGAAAG TTTGCAATGCTGGAGACCTCTTCCGTTGATGATGATCTTGCCAGCTTAAAAAGAGAATTGACTGGCAGCTCAAAG AAAGGGGAGCTTCCACCAGGTAGAACGACAGTTGCCAGTTCAAGCTCAACATTGCAATTTCAAGATTCAGAGATTGAGAAAGAATTGAATGAATTAAGAAGGCGGGCAAATGATTTCTAG
- the LOC107793677 gene encoding protein TIC 20-II, chloroplastic-like yields MASIPLLRFTLPKTLKPKTPLTPHHLLLPHPLKPTIPKLLQAQKAQTQTKPNSISATYNPIPATDRLISAVAYFLPFFNGLQYGRFLFSQYPSLTLPFQPILPLLSLYRSIPYASFVTFFALYLGIVRNESLNRYARFNALQAVVLDVLLVVPMLIQRIFSPGQSGIGLKLTMMMHNGLFVFVVGCFVYGLVSCILGKTPYLPFVTEAANRQM; encoded by the coding sequence ATGGCCTCCATCCCTCTCCTCCGTTTCACTCTCCCCAAAACCCTAAAACCCAAAACCCCTCTCACACCCCACCACCTCCTCTTACCCCACCCCCTCAAACCCACCATCCCAAAACTCCTCCAAGCCCAAAAAGCCCAAACACAAACCAAGCCCAATTCCATCTCCGCCACCTACAACCCAATCCCCGCCACAGACCGCTTAATCTCCGCCGTAGCTtactttcttccctttttcaacGGCCTTCAATACGGCCGTTTCTTATTCTCTCAATACCCTTCCCTAACTCTCCCATTTCAACCCATTCTTCCACTTCTCTCACTCTACCGTTCAATCCCATACGCTAGCTTTGTCACCTTCTTCGCCCTCTACTTAGGAATTGTACGGAACGAGAGTCTAAACCGTTACGCCCGTTTCAATGCGCTTCAAGCGGTTGTACTTGACGTTTTATTGGTGGTACCGATGTTGATTCAGCGGATATTCTCTCCGGGTCAATCTGGAATTGGGCTGAAACTTACAATGATGATGCATAATGGGCTTTTTGTGTTTGTTGTGGGATGTTTTGTTTATGGGCTTGTTAGTTGTATCCTTGGGAAAACTCCTTACTTGCCTTTTGTTACTGAAGCTGCTAATAGGCAAATGTAA
- the LOC107793676 gene encoding pentatricopeptide repeat-containing protein At4g39952, mitochondrial-like yields MFTTKLHKLCYSTETYLHHIINTFLSNRTSELKTLLKSHAFIITTGHSNNGYTAAKLISLYASNKPHLINSRKVFDLISFKDPFLWNSIIKAYFSNGYYSEALDFYSNMRGFNALPNQFTIPIVVSACAELGLIYYGKNIHGLVSKLNLFHGNNAAVGSSLVYMYSKCGFMEYAADVFDEINVRDVVSWTAIVKGYVENGESEKGLEYLCLMHKNGEGEVRPNFRTLEGGFQACGNLGALVEGKCLHGLTVKSGFVSHHVVQCSVLSMYSKCGSVEEAYCSFCEVHEKDLLSWTSIIAVYAKFECMVECIDMFLKMQASGITPDGMVISCVLSGLGNSMKIFEAKAFHGFILRRNYVDDHMVCNALLAMYCKLRLVNLAEKLFDGGNGQTTEAWNIMVIGYLKAGLEGKCINLFREMQHLGIECDVNSLISVISSCSGLEGFHLGLSLHCRVVKSLMLENVSVANSLINMYGRSKNLSLSWRLFCMMINKDVVTWNTMITSYISCGKITEAFGLFDKMIAESYKPTIATLLILLSACSQVSSLEKGERVYEYIKEVGFEKNTLLATALTDMYAKCGQLTKSREIFDSVDKKDVVSWNVLISGYAMYGEATSAIEIFKQMEQSKNKPNELTFLAVLSACAHAGLAEEGKSIFSRMKDYSLMPTLKHYACMADLLGRSGNLDDAEALVLSMPIAPDSAIWGSLLSSCKIHSQVEKGIRIAKHAIDSDPENDGYYVAISDLYSSVGMWEEVEMVRKIMKERKVRKEVGWSTV; encoded by the coding sequence ATGTTCACAACTAAACTTCACAAACTCTGCTACTCAACTGAAACATACcttcaccatataatcaatacaTTCCTCTCCAATAGAACCTCTGAACTTAAAACCCTTCTTAAATCCCACGCTTTCATAATCACAACTGGGCACTCAAACAACGGTTACACAGCAGCAAAGCTTATATCTTTATACGCCTCTAACAAACCCCACCTCATTAATTCAAGAAAAGTGTTTGATTTAATCAGTTTTAAAGACCCTTTTCTTTGGAATTCAATTATCAAAGCTTATTTCTCCAATGGGTATTATTCAGAAGCTCTTGATTTTTACTCCAATATGCGAGGTTTTAATGCTCTGCCTAACCAGTTTACGATTCCCATTGTTGTTTCTGCTTGTGCGGAACTTGGGTTGATTTATTATGGCAAAAATATTCATGGGTTAGTCTcaaaattgaatctttttcacggTAATAATGCTGCTGTTGGATCATCTTTGGTTTATATGTACTCGAAATGCGGGTTTATGGAGTATGCTGCTGATGTGTTTGATGAAATTAATGTGAGAGATGTGGTTTCTTGGACTGCAATTGTAAAGGGGTATGTGGAGAATGGGGAGAGTGAGAAGGGGTTGGAGTATCTTTGTTTGATGCATAAGAATGGGGAAGGTGAGGTAAGGCCGAATTTTCGGACGTTAGAGGGTGGATTTCAAGCTTGTGGAAATTTAGGTGCATTGGTAGAAGGGAAATGCTTGCATGGGCTGACAGTTAAGTCTGGTTTTGTTAGTCATCACGTTGTTCAGTGTTCTGTTCTGTCAATGTACTCAAAATGTGGGTCGGTTGAAGAAGCATATTGTTCGTTTTGTGAGGTTCATGAGAAGGACTTGCTTTCCTGGACGTCGATAAttgctgtttatgcaaagtttgAGTGTATGGTCGAATGCATTGATATGTTCTTGAAAATGCAGGCCAGTGGGATAACCCCAGATGGGATGGTAATTAGTTGTGTGCTTTCTGGTCTAGGTAATTCCATGAAGATTTTTGAAGCTAAGGCTTTCCATGGATTCATCTTGAGAAGAAACTATGTTGACGATCACATGGTCTGTAATGCATTATTGGCCATGTATTGTAAGCTTAGACTCGTGAACTTGGCGGAAAAGTTATTTGATGGAGGAAATGGACAAACTACAGAGGCTTGGAACATAATGGTGATTGGCTATCTCAAAGCTGGGTTAGAAGGCAAGTGCATTAATTTATTCAGAGAAATGCAACACTTGGGAATTGAATGTGATGTCAACAGCTTGATATCTGTAATTTCTTCTTGCTCCGGGTTGGAAGGATTCCATTTAGGTCTTTCCCTGCATTGCCGTGTTGTTAAGAGTCTGATGCTTGAAAATGTTTCTGTTGCCAATTCTCTAATAAATATGTATGGAAGAAGCAAGAACCTGAGTTTATCGTGGAGACTCTTTTGTATGATGATTAATAAGGATGTTGTCACGTGGAACACAATGATAACTTCCTATATTAGTTGTGGAAAAATTACAGAGGCCTTCGGCCTTTTTGATAAAATGATTGCAGAAAGCTACAAGCCTACTATTGCAACACTGCTGATTCTGCTCTCTGCTTGTTCTCAAGTTTCCTCCCTGGAGAAAGGAGAGAGAGTTTACGAATACATCAAGGAAGTTGGGTTTGAAAAGAATACTTTGCTTGCTACTGCTTTGACTGATATGTACGCGAAATGTGGACAGCTAACAAAGTCCAGAGAAATATTTGATTCAGTGGATAAGAAAGATGTCGTCTCTTGGAACGTACTGATCTCAGGCTATGCTATGTATGGAGAAGCAACATCTGCTATAGAAATTTTCAAACAGATGGAACAGTCGAAAAATAAGCCAAATGAACTGACTTTTCTTGCTGTTCTCTCAGCCTGCGCTCATGCTGGATTGGCTGAAGAAGGAAAGTCCATATTTAGCAGAATGAAAGATTATTCTTTGATGCCTACACTGAAGCACTACGCTTGTATGGCTGATCTTTTAGGTCGTTCTGGTAATTTGGATGATGCTGAAGCTTTGGTTTTGTCCATGCCAATTGCTCCTGATTCAGCTATCTGGGGTTCTTTACTAAGTTCTTGTAAAATTCACAGTCAGGTTGAGAAGGGTATAAGAATTGCAAAACATGCTATTGACTCTGACCCGGAAAATGATGGATACTATGTAGCAATTTCTGACCTATATAGTTCTGTAGGAATGTGGGAAGAGGTTGAAATGGTGAGGAAAATAATGAAGGAACGAAAAGTGAGGAAAGAAGTTGGCTGGAGTACAGTATAA